CGCTTACTGCGTGATGAAACTGGGCACCGGCCGCTGGCGTGAAATCAGCCCCTGCGTAGTGATTGTTGCGCTGCTGTTTGTGCTGAAGATTGTTTTTGTCGACGGGCACTAAGCGTATTCAGAGCCGCAACCGCCGGGTTGCGGCTTTTTACATTTCAGGATGCAGGCTGCGCTCGCTGGGCAGGCTGGTCAGCCGCAGGGCATGAGGCCCGATGTTGGGCTTACCCATCTCGATTTCGCGTAATGCGCGCCACTGAAAGTCGCTATCCATCTCCCACAGGTGCAGACGCTGAGTCGCAGACGACAGCGCGCACGACCAGACCAGCACAGGCTCCGCATCACACACCACCTGAATGTCGGGATAAAGTGACGATCGCAGCCGACCCGCACCCGGCAACAGGCGCAGCGAATCCAGTCCCCGATCGCCCTCTCCCGTCAGCTTGAGAATGCTCTGACGCAACGTCCAGATCTGCGTCACCGCTTCCATGGCATCCTGCTGGGCATTGATCCAGGCGATCTCGCCCGAGGTTAATCCCTGAATCAGCTGCTCCTGAGTCTGACGGCTCCTGGCATGCACAATCTCCATATCCAGACCGGCACGTCCACCCTCTTCGGCCAGCAGCACGCCCACCGTATTGCCCGCATAGGCGATGCTGAAATCGGGCAGTTCGCTGTCAGCAAACACCGGGCGTCCGTTACTCTGAATAATCAGGTGCGGCAGCTCATGAATGCCATAAACCCGCAGCATCAGCTGTGCCAGCAGCGTACGCGCGGCAAGGAAACGCCCACGGCGTTTGTCAGCAAACTGCTGTGCCGTGTCGGTAATAGCCTGGGGAATGCACATATCTTTTGCCGGGAAGCCGGGATCGCCCGTCCAGCGTACAAAATGACCAGCCATCTGTCGCTCCGTGAAAATGGTCAGATAATCATCAGACGCATTGTAGGAATTTTCTTAACTTAATGCACCCGGCAACACACGGATTAAGTTAAATTCGGAATAGGATGAGCAGGCGAATGGTGTTTCATCAGGGAACCCCCTCAGCCGAACCGGGTTTGATTCGCGTGCCTGATTAGCCATCCTCCTGGCAGCCGGCGTCGCTGTGACAGCGCTGTCATGCGGATGTCAGGCTGCTGTCGGGTCAGGATCGTGTTACTGCCGGACGTTCTGCCGCACACTTTTCCTTCCTGTCTGTTACTACGGAGAATGCGAATGAGCAGCATCAACAGATTTAAAGAACATCGCCTGGCACGGGCGTGGTCACAGGAACAGCTGGCAGAAATGGCGGGACTGAGCACCCGCACCGTACAGCGTATTGAAAATGGTGAGCGGCCGGGACTGGAAACCCTGAGTGCGCTGGCTGCCGTCTTTGAGGTGAACGTGGCCGATCTGACCGGTCCGCAGAACGGAGAGGATCAGGCGCTGGATCAGCGGATTACTGATGCGCGCAGCAGGATCGCCGGTGAAGCACGCTTTTACCGTTCACTGATTACTGCGGTGGTGGTTTGCGGACTGCTGTTTGTCCTGAATCATATGACGGCGCCGGATGATCACTGGTCGCTCTGGGTTGCGGCCATCTGGGGTGCGCTGCTGATTGTCCGGGCGATGCGGACCTTTGTTTTTCATGGGCTGACGCAGCGCTGGCAGCAAAAGCGCCTGCAGAAAATGCTGCGCCGTTAATGCGGTAATCCGCGCCGCGAACCGAATCGCGACGCGGGCAGCATCAGGCGAAGCGGCTCGCCTGCTCAAAGCTCAGGCGCGGCAGGCGCGGATGCAGTTTTGATGCGTCACCATAGCCGAGGTTGATCAGCAGGTTAACCTGATACTGACCGTCGGGGAAAAAGGCGTCGTTCACTTTGGCCGGATCAAAACCGGACATCGGACCGGCATCCAGACCCAGCGAACGGGCCGCCAGAATCAGGTAACCCGCCTGCAGGCTGCTGTTGCGGAATGCCGTCTCTTTCGCTGCTTCCGGGCTGCCGGTAAACCAGCTGCGCGCATCCGCATGCGGGAACAGCGCGGGCAGCTGCTCATAGAACTCGCGGTCCCAGGCCACAATCACCGTGACCGGCGCGCTCATGGTTTTGTCCAGATTGCCGGAAGAGAGTGCCGGTTTCAGCTTCTCTTTACCTTCTGCAGACGTGACGAAAACAAAACGTGCAGGTGAGCAGTTCGCCGAGGTCGGGCCCAGTGCCGTTAAGGCATAGAGCTGTTCCAGCAGGGCGTTATCGACGGGCTTAGCCTGCCAGTAACTGTGGGTGCGGGCATCATTAAACAGCGTGTCCAGTGCGGCAGTGTCGAGCGGTGTACTCATGTAACTCTCCTGTTACAGGCGAAAAGGTTCGCCCAAGGGTGTTCACGTAGTGGGTTTGCGTCGGGCCCGACACAGCGGGATGAGGCGGGATTCACTCACCGCAATCCAGAGCCACAGGTCAGATCGGCGCATCAACCGTTATACGTCAAAGCGTTGCCGCCGCAAAATAACATATCAGCAAGAATCAACGCGGAGAGAGGAATAACAGAGGAGAGAGTGTGGCGGGAATTGCGGCCTGACAGCGCGTTGCCGTCAGGCCTGTAAAGCTATTTGCCGATACAGAAGCTGGAGAAGATACGACCCAGCAGATCGTCAGAGGTGAACTCACCGGTAATCTCGCTTAACGCCTGCTGAGCGACACGCAGCTCTTCTGCCAGTAACTCACCCGCCCGGGCACCGAGCAGCTGGGCTTTGCCCTGCTCCAGGTGCGTTGCCGCCAGCTCCAGCGCCTGCAGATGACGACGACGCGCCAGGAAGCCACCTTCCATGTTGCCCGCGAAGCCCATGCTCTGCTTCAGGTGATCCCGCAGCTCATCGACGCCTTCGCTGGTGCGTGCCGACAGGCGAATCAGTGAGTGACCATTTACTTCTGTCAGGCCTGGAGACTCACCGGTGACATCCGCCTTGTTACGGACCACGGTAATCGGCAGTTCCGGCGGCAGACGAGAGACGAAATCGGGCCAGATCGCCGCCGCTTCGGTGGCATCGGTGGTGGTGCCATCCACCATAAACAGCACGCGATCGGCCTGTTCGATTTCCTGCCAGGCGCGCTCAATCCCGATACGTTCGACTTCGTCACTGGCCTCACGCAGACCGGCGGTGTCGATAATATGCAGCGGCATGCCATCAATATGGATATGCTCACGCAGGACGTCACGGGTGGTGCCCGCAATGTCTGTGACGATGGCGGCATCACGGCCCGCCAGCGCATTCAGCAGGCTCGATTTGCCCGCATTAGGCCGGCCCGCAATCACCACTTTCATCCCTTCACGCAGCAGGCTGCCCTGACGCGCTTCGGCACGGACCGCATCCAGGTCACCGATCACCGTATTCAGCTGCGCTTCGATTTTGCCGTCAGAGAGGAAATCGATCTCCTCATCCGGGAAGTCGATAGCGGCTTCGACATAGATCCGCAGGTGAGTGAGTGCTTCCACAAGATGATTGATGCGGGTTGAGAAGACGCCCTGCAGCGAGTTAACCGCCGAACGTGCCGCCTGCGCCGAGCTGGCATCAATCAGGTCGGCAATCGCCTCGGCCTGCGCCAGATCCAGCTTGTCATTCAGAAACGCACGCTCAGAAAACTCACCCGGCTGAGCGATACGCACGCCTGGCAGCGCCACGATACGCTTCAGCAGCAGATCGAGGATCACCGGGCCGCCATGGCCCTGCAGCTCCAGCACATCTTCGCCGGTAAAGGAGTTCGGGCCAGGAAACCACAGCGCAATGCCCTGATCCAGCAAGCTGCCGTCGCTATCGGTAAACGGCAGATAATCGGCATAACGCGGCTTAGGCAGTTTACCCAGCAGCTGGCGGGCAACCTCTGCCGCCTTCGCGCCAGAGACGCGCAGAATGCCTACGCCGCCGCGTCCGGGCGGTGTCGCCTGGGCAACAATGGTATCGCTGTGGCTCATAAATTTTCTCTCGCTACAAAAAACACAGGCGGTCGCTTTGACCGCCTGAGAATAGACTATTTTAAGGCGGGATGGCTCCCGCTTTGGATCGCTTACGCTTTCTTCTTGTCGCGGCTATGCAGACCACGTTTTTCCAAGCCGCGATAAATCAGCTGCTGCTGGAGAATAGTCACCAGGTTGCTGACGATGTAGTACAGCACCAGACCTGACGGGAACCACAGGAAGAACACGGTGAAAATCACCGGCATGTAAGTCATGATCTTCTGCTGCATCGGATCGGTCACGGTGGTCGGTGACATCTTCTGAATGAAGAACATGGTGATGCCCATCAGAATCGGCAGGATGTAGTACGGGTCCTGCGCTGACAGGTCATGGATCCACAGAACGAATGGAGCATGACGCAGTTCAACCGAGCCTGACAGCATATAGTAGAGCGCCAGGAAGATTGGCATCTGAATCACCAGCGGCAGACAGCCACCCAGCGGATTCACTTTCTCTGCTTTATACAGCGCCATCATTTCCTGGCTCTGCTTCTGCTTGTCATCACCCAGACGCTCACGCATTGCCTGAATCTTCGGCTGCAGCATACGCATCTTGGCCATCGAGGTGTACTGCGCTTTGGTCAGCGGGTACATGATGCCGCGTACGATG
This genomic window from Pantoea sp. Lij88 contains:
- a CDS encoding 4'-phosphopantetheinyl transferase superfamily protein, which gives rise to MAGHFVRWTGDPGFPAKDMCIPQAITDTAQQFADKRRGRFLAARTLLAQLMLRVYGIHELPHLIIQSNGRPVFADSELPDFSIAYAGNTVGVLLAEEGGRAGLDMEIVHARSRQTQEQLIQGLTSGEIAWINAQQDAMEAVTQIWTLRQSILKLTGEGDRGLDSLRLLPGAGRLRSSLYPDIQVVCDAEPVLVWSCALSSATQRLHLWEMDSDFQWRALREIEMGKPNIGPHALRLTSLPSERSLHPEM
- a CDS encoding helix-turn-helix domain-containing protein — protein: MSSINRFKEHRLARAWSQEQLAEMAGLSTRTVQRIENGERPGLETLSALAAVFEVNVADLTGPQNGEDQALDQRITDARSRIAGEARFYRSLITAVVVCGLLFVLNHMTAPDDHWSLWVAAIWGALLIVRAMRTFVFHGLTQRWQQKRLQKMLRR
- a CDS encoding malonic semialdehyde reductase; translation: MSTPLDTAALDTLFNDARTHSYWQAKPVDNALLEQLYALTALGPTSANCSPARFVFVTSAEGKEKLKPALSSGNLDKTMSAPVTVIVAWDREFYEQLPALFPHADARSWFTGSPEAAKETAFRNSSLQAGYLILAARSLGLDAGPMSGFDPAKVNDAFFPDGQYQVNLLINLGYGDASKLHPRLPRLSFEQASRFA
- the mnmE gene encoding tRNA uridine-5-carboxymethylaminomethyl(34) synthesis GTPase MnmE, producing the protein MSHSDTIVAQATPPGRGGVGILRVSGAKAAEVARQLLGKLPKPRYADYLPFTDSDGSLLDQGIALWFPGPNSFTGEDVLELQGHGGPVILDLLLKRIVALPGVRIAQPGEFSERAFLNDKLDLAQAEAIADLIDASSAQAARSAVNSLQGVFSTRINHLVEALTHLRIYVEAAIDFPDEEIDFLSDGKIEAQLNTVIGDLDAVRAEARQGSLLREGMKVVIAGRPNAGKSSLLNALAGRDAAIVTDIAGTTRDVLREHIHIDGMPLHIIDTAGLREASDEVERIGIERAWQEIEQADRVLFMVDGTTTDATEAAAIWPDFVSRLPPELPITVVRNKADVTGESPGLTEVNGHSLIRLSARTSEGVDELRDHLKQSMGFAGNMEGGFLARRRHLQALELAATHLEQGKAQLLGARAGELLAEELRVAQQALSEITGEFTSDDLLGRIFSSFCIGK